Genomic DNA from Sceloporus undulatus isolate JIND9_A2432 ecotype Alabama unplaced genomic scaffold, SceUnd_v1.1 scaffold_9901, whole genome shotgun sequence:
CTCCTTTCCaaatctttccccctccttcgCAAACCCATTTCCCTCCCTGCTTCGCCAAGgaccctctttcccttcccttccccttctcccttgcAAACCCATTCCCTCTCTTTTGCCGAGGGACCCCCCTCTCGCTCCTCGCCGTCCCCTGGGCCCCGGATCCGCCATGAAGGCGGTGAGCCCCGTGCGGCACCCGAGCAGGAAGGCGCTGGCCGGCGGCGGCGGAGGTTGCTGTTGCGGCGACGGAGGCGGCGGCGTCGGCGTGGAGGTGCCGGTGCGCTGCCTGGCTGACGCCGCTCCGGGCTGCTTGAAGGGGAGCCCTCCCTCGgcccaggaggagcaggaggaccgGGCggccgcggcggcggcggcggcggcggggtcCTTGTGCCTCCAGTGCGACATGAACGACTGCTACAGCCGCCTGCGGAAGCTGGTGCCCACCATCCCCCCCAACAAGCGGGTCAGCAAAGTGGAGATCCTCCAGCACGTCATCGACTACATCCTCGACCTGCAGCTGGCCCTCGAGACCCACCCGGCCCTCCtccgccagcagcagcagcaagcccCCATGCAGCCCCCGCCGCCCCCGGGCTCCGTCCTCCTCCCGGCGGGGCCTCCCAGGACTCCGCTCAGCACCCTCAACGCCGACCCGGTAAGGCTCCCGCCTCCGCCTCCGGAccgggaaaggagggagggagggagaggaagggcgCCTCTGAGTCGCCTCTCTCTCCCAGGCACTAAGGCGAGGGAAGCCCTCTGGAAGGACGGGaggaagggacacacacacacacacacacacatcctgacaAGTAAagaaatggacacacacacacacatcttgttCGGACAGGACTGAAGAaatactcatacacacacacaaaaacactcaTCCAGTTTTGATAGGAGTAAagaaatggacacacacacacacacatacatcttgtTCGGACAGGActgaagaaatacacacacacacacacacactctttactCCTGTCCGGATGTAACACTCATCCTGACAGGAGTAAAGGAATGGACACACACACCTTCTTCAGACAGAGCTAATgaaatggacacacacacacacacacacacccatcttgTTCGGACAGGAGTAAAGAAATAGACATACACACAAACGCTCATCCTGACAGGAGTAAAggaatggacacacacacatccttttctGACAGGACTGAAGAaatacacacaggcacacatcTTGTTCAGACAGGACTGAAGAAATAGATAGACCCACTCACTCATCCTATTCTGACAGGACTGaagaaataacacacacacacacacatttcctgaTCGGAGTAAAGGAATGGACACACTCACACATCTTATTCACACAGTTAACTAAATGGACAGATACACACACTCATCCTATTCTGACAGGAGTAAataaatggacacacacacacacacatgtcctgACAGGAGTAAAGACATGGGTGCTTCCCCCTGCCCTCGCCGGCCAATCCTGTTCTGACAGGACTGAAGAAATGGACAGAGAACAGCCATCCTGTTCtggcaggacacacacacacacacacatcattttctGACAGAAGTAACAAGATGGACCCCCTCCATCCCCATCCTGTTCTCACAGGAGTAAAGAAGTGGGGGCGCGCACACACCC
This window encodes:
- the ID4 gene encoding DNA-binding protein inhibitor ID-4, which gives rise to MKAVSPVRHPSRKALAGGGGGCCCGDGGGGVGVEVPVRCLADAAPGCLKGSPPSAQEEQEDRAAAAAAAAAGSLCLQCDMNDCYSRLRKLVPTIPPNKRVSKVEILQHVIDYILDLQLALETHPALLRQQQQQAPMQPPPPPGSVLLPAGPPRTPLSTLNADPVRLPPPPPDRERREGGRGRAPLSRLSLPGTKAREALWKDGRKGHTHTHTHILTSKEMDTHTHILFGQD